In Nitrobacteraceae bacterium AZCC 1564, the following proteins share a genomic window:
- a CDS encoding PhoPQ-activated pathogenicity-related protein (product_source=COG4287; cog=COG4287; superfamily=49401), with protein MTLANPRPLNIIRVFAHMADCSTPGSAFTAAPCRGRVVKMGSVIHAAVTTADNTITTKIKGNVVTGGGWTIAFTGSAAGDVDIVVPADGNAVNEDDAIEFVTDGAGSGTVPTTFFADVQIA; from the coding sequence ATGACTCTCGCTAATCCGCGCCCGCTCAACATCATTCGCGTGTTCGCGCATATGGCGGACTGCTCCACGCCGGGCAGTGCATTCACCGCAGCGCCATGCCGCGGCAGGGTGGTGAAGATGGGCTCCGTCATCCACGCGGCAGTCACCACTGCCGACAACACCATCACCACAAAGATCAAGGGTAACGTCGTGACGGGCGGCGGCTGGACCATTGCCTTCACGGGCTCTGCGGCCGGCGATGTCGATATCGTCGTTCCCGCCGACGGTAACGCCGTCAACGAGGATGATGCCATCGAGTTCGTCACCGACGGTGCAGGCTCCGGCACCGTGCCCACAACCTTCTTCGCAGACGTCCAGATTGCTTGA
- a CDS encoding hypothetical protein (product_source=Hypo-rule applied; superfamily=49503): MKQSHRIGVTQAIAYDASAAIANAFGPQTYRIRLVSNSACHFRIGDGAQTATAADPYLPANWETFVTVTPGQRISAIKAATGGLVSATAGTLWVTELQ; encoded by the coding sequence ATGAAACAGTCCCATCGCATCGGCGTCACGCAGGCCATTGCCTATGACGCATCTGCCGCCATCGCCAACGCGTTCGGCCCGCAGACCTATCGCATCAGGCTGGTGTCGAATTCGGCCTGCCATTTCCGGATCGGCGACGGCGCGCAGACCGCGACCGCCGCGGATCCCTATCTGCCTGCCAACTGGGAGACCTTCGTCACCGTGACGCCAGGCCAGCGCATCTCCGCCATCAAGGCCGCGACCGGCGGCCTAGTCAGTGCGACAGCGGGCACCCTGTGGGTAACGGAACTGCAATG